A region of the Meles meles chromosome 18, mMelMel3.1 paternal haplotype, whole genome shotgun sequence genome:
GGGCAAGATTCCTGTAAACATTTAGAGTCTCAGATTCCGGGTCTgtaaaagacagaagaaaattaTCCCTTTGAGATGTTTCTTCCTTCATAAGGTCTATAGGGCTtgctttgttcattcattcaggagGGTCCAGTCTGGGAGGTGTCAGACCAGGGTCCTGTTTCCCCGTCACCTGAGTGGGGCTGAGTGTGGCCAGGGTGTCGCTGGGGACCCGGATACGGCAGGTCCCTGTCCTGGGGTAATTGGGTATGTGGACATAGAGATTCTTACCCACCCCTGAAATAGTGCTGAAGCGCTTGGGAGCCAGAGAGGCGGGAAGGAGAAGGACGGTCTAGGCCTACCCACCTGCcagcccttccctctccctcaggaGCCGGCCAGCTGGAGGgttgtccttccttcctcctgacaCAGGCTGCAAGATGAGTGTCACTTGACCTCAGGGCACATTCCAGAATGAGGCCACAGCCAAGAATAGGACCCAGGAACCCTGCCACCCATCCTGCCTGTATTAATCACACATTCCCAGAGCGGGAGAGAGACTTCAGACTCCTTgaggaagtgggaggaggagggcgaGAAGGCATCAGGACGTAGAGTTGGGGAAAAGCAGGGAACACCCCAGAGAAACCCCTCCACAGCCTGCGGCCTCCCAGGGCACCTCGTGGCCCCTGGTCCCAGGACCATCAGTTCATCCAGAGAGTCCCTTGTCCGCCGTGGGGAAtgggccccctgccctctgggcCCCCTGCCCCCTAGCAGTACTTCCCGCCTGGGTGGCGCACGTGTAGAGGCAGACAGACAACGGAAGGGTCTTGCTGCGGCCAGGGGACAGCAGAGGCTCCCCGGGGGTGTGCCTACTCAGGAGGATGAGTAGGCATAAGGCTGATGTCTACCTCAGGAATGTAGGCCATGACTGCTTCTGTGTGTGATCAAGATATCATGTCACAGGACAAGGTCAGAAGCCAGCCCCGGGGAGGCTGATGGGAGGCAGGCTCTTGGGAGACGTTTGGGGCCCTGATGGGATGCCACACTGCCCAGCCCAGAGCGGGGAGTACGGGCGGGCTGTCGGGAGTACGTGTGTGTCACACACTGAGAGAAGCCAACCACCTGTATTCAAGTCTTGGCTCTGCCACGTGGCCGCTGGGTGATCTCGGGTAAGTTTCACGTCCcctccagcctcagtttccccatccacaGAACAGCGTTCTGTCCTGTAGAGCCCTGACGGAGACAAGAGATGACGACTGGTGCCCGTCCCGTGGTGAGAAGCCACTCAGTGTTCATGTTCCAACAGTACGGTTGGACACTGGGCGCTTCgctcccccacccagcccctggcctGAGGAAATCGCCATGCGGCTGTGTGTTtgttctcctcctttcttcctcaggTTCCGCCCCTGGTCCCGGCTCTCCAGTCCCGCTGTCCAGGGGGTGACATCAGACTATGGAGCAGCTGGGCAGACAATGGAGCAGAGTGTCCTAGGAGGCTGGAGGtgctgggggaggcagagggtggaAAAAGCCAAGCTGTCCTGCCCCAGAGGCCTCGGGCCAGCCCGGAGACAGCCGGCGCCAGAGCAGGCCTCTGAAGGGGCCAACAGAGATGGAGCGGGAGGAggacggggggcgggggcgggggcagacaACAGATGCAAGGAGGAAAGGAGTGAGTGTCCAGTGTAGACAGGAAGGCAGGTGAGTCTGGCCTCAGACCTGTGGGGGGGGCTCCATGCTCCGTGTCCCGGGACCCAGACTGGGGCCACGTCTCCCAAACTTGGTAGGCAGCCTCCTCAAGTTGCCAAGCAACCAGGACCTGAGAATTCGGTCCAACCTCTATAGAACACCCACCAGAGGTCAGTTACTGTGAAACACCGGGGTAACACAGACCGGAGACTCACACGTGGTTTCAAGGACCAAGAAATACATACCATGTAGTTGGTCCAACATTATAAGCACCCGTTCCCTAAGTGCCTGTATTTTCTGACCCCCCAGACATGTGGGGTGATCTGTCTCAATGTGCTCTGAGTAACAGAATAAAATATCTGCAGCCGTATACGTTCATGGAGTCTGTGAGATCCTGGACCCAGCAGGAGGAGGTGAGGGATTTGGGTCCTGGGGCCTGCTGTCGGCCAGCTGGCTGCTGAGGGCCTGGAGGGGCCATTGGGGCAGacctctgtgccaggctctgtctCCTAGGCTTTTCAGTTTGGCCAGGTTAATAGGACCACGCTCCCCAAGTCTCCAGAAAGTGCACTTCCTATCCtctgttttacaggtgaggacacaGAGGTGCAGAGAGACACCGGGGATGTGTCGGAGGCCAGATGCAGACCTAGGTGGGTCTGATGGCACCGGCTGGGCTTTCTGACTCtgccaggctggggctggagtgggagggacagggtctggggctgTGAGTGTGCTGCGAGCTGACGAGAAGGAGCCCTGCCATCGGTGTCCCCTGAATGTCACACCTCCACCAGGCAGCCACAGGGCTTAGGCCCCACGGCCGTGCAAGAAGGGGCACGGGGCTAGCATGTGGACGGACACTTGACCCATCAGGGGCAACAGGATGTCCCCCTGCCTCTAAGGTGGTTGAGGCGCTGAGTCCTCAGCTCCCTGGTCTGACCCAAGCAGGGAGGGCCGGTGGCCAGAACTCATTCCTTCCTGGTGGCCAAGGGCTCTGCTCACCATTTCCCCAAAGGTGACTTGAGAAGCTCCCATTCCTCTGGCCCCAGGAGGAGCTTGTCTTGCCGATCCGGCCCCCTCCTTCTTGCAGGAAATATCTCTAAAGACAGATTGGCTAGATGGGCCGGGCTGGGCGGGGCTGACTGTGCATTCTTCCTTGGAGTGTGGCCCCGGAAGACCCAGGGAAGTGGACAGGGGACAGGTGTCTCTTGAGCTTGGCTGGCTTGCACCCTGAGGGACAGGCAAGCTATGAGGCATGCCACCCTGGTCACAGGCTCCCAAACACATCTCCGGAATCACCCCCAATTCCTGAGACCAAAGGTGCTGCTGTCCCATCCTGGGAACCGAACCATGTGCTCCTAGCCACCTAGGGCTTTGGGAACAGGCCTCACCCAGAGGCCCCCTAGGGAACTATAGCTGGGTGGCCCACCTCTTTCCAGTTGTGCCATCCGTGGCAGGGACTGGAGTCTGCCCCTGGCCGGCCATGCTATCCTGATGGGTAGGGGGCCTGAGACAGAAGTTAGAACATGTGGGCCTAAGTCCCCCATCTTCCTGCCTCTGTGCTCTTGGGGACATCACCTCGCCTCTCTGGCCTCAGCTTTCCTGAGCTGTGGGGAGCACCACAGTTAAGGAGCCCTGGAGTTGCAAAGTGGGATGAATGTTCATGTCCTTCCATCACCCAGATGTGGTCCTGTTGGCCagactccaccccccccccccccccgggcacCAGAGCAAATGACAGTAAACCCCTCACCCCTGCACACCTACATTAACCCAAACAAATCACACAAGAAGGGCGGTTGATACTATGAACTTTTAATTGGTATCTTCCTCCCTACATTTGAGGAAGAAACGAAGGTGCCCCACAATGACCTTCTTCAGCTTTGGAGGGGCCTGGACAGAAGGAAGGGCTGAGGAGGGAATGGGGGGCGCAGATGTAGAGCTGACAGTGGCTTTCCCAAGTCCTTtatctagtgtgtgtgtgtgggggggggggggggtggctgcaCCTGCACAGGACGTCCATAAACAGGAAGTCACCAGCAAGGTGCCACATCCCCAAACCGGCCCTCCCACATCTCACCCAGAGCGTTCCTCAGGTCCCTGCAGCTCCCAAGGCCACCACCAGATGGAAGCATCGAGCAAcattccttttccttccaaagcctgactcccctcctccctccctccctcctttcaacccgctccccaccccaacccGACTTTCCTTTTATCTCCCTTCCCACCAGAACAGATCCTGGGGCTTCTATCTGCTTTCTGCCCAAAGAAGCCTGTGGCAGATGAAAGCTCACTGTCGGTCAGATGGGACCATTTGACAGCTGGGAAGACCAGCCATGGGTCTGCTTCTGGGGGCCAGGGTTGgggaatgggggtcagggggtgggaccctgggatctggaCAGTCACATTCAGTCACTAGGAGATGGGCAGTGACTAACTCTGTGTCCTAGAGCCTGGCACCCAGTAATTGTTCAGAAAATGCCCACTGAGTCGGACTGAACAGAGCTAAATCAATACATCAACAGTCAAAACAATCAATAAACCAACCAATAAAACCAAGGAGAAACacgaagaatgtgtattctgctggtgCCATGGTGGTCTCAGAGACCACAGGGCGCCCCCTTGACCGAAGCACATGCTGACCACCACCTCAGGGCAAGGTGTGTGCTGGGTCAGACCATGCCCCACCCCCGCTTCCCAGAAACCCTAACATGAAGGTGTTTCTGCTCCTAATGATCTAGGGGACTCTGGGGAATTTGTCCAAAGAGTCCCTGggccctcctttctctctccacctACCCCTTTTGCAAACCGATTCATTCCATGATTCCCATGGCCATGCAGATGCCATCTCTGGCTGCCTGGCTGGGAGCCGGCTGGGGGCTTGGAGAGCCACCGGAAGGGACTGGCCGGCAAAGAGAAAGGGTCGCAATGCCCGAGCCAACTAGTCATCAGGAATGGTTTGCAGGTGTCTCttggcttctccttctgtcctctgCAGCTACAGGAGATACAGACCCCTTCTCGAGCCTAAGACTAGAAATTGTTCTAAGAATCTCCGGTGGATTGTTCCCCGCTGGCCTCCGACTGTCTAGCCTGACCTTGCCCAGTCTGCAGACTGAAGGGcatgaggggtggggaggtgcacgagggccagggaggggaccgggaaggggcggagggggagCGGGGCTTCAGTGCAAGCCCAGGAACTCCTTGAGGACATCGCAGGTCTTCTTGTGCAGGACCTCACGCAGCTTCCTGACCCGCCGGCTGCTGGACGCGCCCACGAAACTCTCTGGCCGCAGCACGGCCATGCCGCCGTCCACCTCGCCCATGATGATGAGCGGCGTCTCGCCCGCCGTCACgttggggcaggggcagctcCAGTCCACGTGGAGCAGGGTGACCTCCAGCGGCTCCCGACCCAGGAACTTGAGGCCCATCTTCTCATCCTTGAGCACCTCGTCCACGGTCACCAGGGCgcgccccgcgtcgggctcctcAGTCAGCTCGGACACGCGGCCCAGGATGACGAAGTCGCTCCGACAGAAACTGGTGACGAGCTTCTGCCGCGGCTTGCAGGCCCGGCAGCGCTGGTGGCCCCGAGGGAAGGGGCAGGACTCCTCACAGGCCTCGCGGCTCTCAAAGTTGTTGCCGTTGCCCTCGCAGCCGCCGTAGACGAAGGACTGGCACTGGCCGGTCTGGCCGTTGTAGGCCCAGCGGGGTGCGTAGGCCTTGCAGGGGCCCTGCAGGGCGGGCAGGCTGCACACGGCCAGCGGCCCGCTCATGCAGGCCAGCATGCAGGCCTCGTAGGTCTCAAAGTGGTTCCGGTTGCGGTGGCAGTGGCCGAAGGTGAAGGTGAGGCAGTTGTTGGCCTGCGCATCGAAGTGCCAGCGGGTCTGCTCCTCCCCGCAGTCCTCACTGTCGGGGGGCTCGAGGCACTCGGCGGCGGGGAAGGCCGTGCCGTTGGGGCTGCTCTCCGACGCGGCCACCGCCTGACCCGCGCGGACCACGGACAGCGGGAAGTCGGCGCGCAGGACCCCGGCGGCGTTGCGGGCCGTGCAGGTGTAGATGCCGGCGTCCTGGGGCTGGGCGTTGTAGATGACCAGCTGGGCGATGTTGGTGACCACCACGTTGCCGCGCACGTGGTTGGGCCGCATGACCACGTTCTCCCGGTCTTCTAGCTGCTTCTCCCAGGTGATCTCGGGCCGGGGCCGGCCCACCGCGTCACAGAGGAAGCTCACGGTCTCGCCCACGGTGACCGACTGGTGCACAGGGTGGTTGAGCAGAGCCGGGGCCACCGTATCCAGCCCCGGGGTCTCCGGGGAGGCCGTGGTGGGGCGCACGGTGGTCTCGGGCGGCGGGGGACTGGTGTGGGGCCAGGTGAAGTGGTAGCGGCAGGTGACGACAGCCAGCGTGATGCCCTTGGAGCAGGCCTCGGCATCCATGTAGCAACGGTTATAGTACGTGAGGCCATCGGATGCGCACGTGAAGCTGGGCTCCTTCTCACAACGGTCTTTGCACTTACACACGggctggccatcccagatgtcgCATTCAGAGCCCTGTTGCAGACACATGAAGTGGTCGCAGGTGGCCTCCTTGGGCATGCCTACGGGGCCCTTCTTGCCCTTCACGTCCATGTACCGGGCGGCCACGCAGCTCTTGGTCCCACACACGTTGGGGCAGCACTTCTCATAGGTCTCGCACTCCTGCGGGGGGCCAGATGGAGAGGCCTGAGCAAGGGGGAGCGGGACATGGGCCCAGGtttcccctccacccctcaccccccacccctggtgtCTGCGGAAGGAACGGTCACAGGCTCACCGCCTGTGGCCAGCCACACACTCGGATGATGACAGGAGCTGGCAGATACGCAGCCCCTGATATTTGCCAGGCCTTCTTCTGAGAAAGTTTGTACCTGTCAGCATCTCTCCTGCTCATGGCAGGCCCCGGGAGGTGGGCACAGCCATGAGCCTCGCTTCACAGGTAGTGATCATAGAGGCACAGAGACATgcaataacttgcccaaggtcacacagctggtagtgTGAGAGGAGGCAGGGCATGCACCTCCCAGAGGGGACATTTCTCTgactaccattttacagatgaaaatgcAGAGACTCAAGAGAAGAGACACCCAGGAGCTGTCCCAAGGGCTGGCAAGGGACAGAAAAGGGCTCTGAGCTCCAGGTGGATGGGATTCTGAAAGGAGATCTCCTCTTCCACGTCCTCATAGGGTTGCCACAAAGGAGGTCTAGGTGGGAACAAAGGaatctgcctttctctcttttctcccctggGGTCAGGATGCCGTGGCCGAATTGAAGAGCTCACACCAAACCCTAAGAAGGGAACACCAGACAGCTCTAGGACAGAAGTTTGAGGCTGGCCACTCACGCGTCACAGAGCGGGCCCATGCTTGTTCAGAGCCAAGGGGAAGGGCAGGCGGGACAGGCCCGGGATGCCAGGTCCTACCACGGAGGGCTGTGCCAGGCCCAGGGGCTCCGCTCTGACGTGTGCGGCATTTCATGGGGGGCCAACAACAAGGAAAACAGCCCCTTGGGTGGTAAAGGTCGGCTGAGCCGCCAGCGAGGACTTGCTAGGGCTGTAATTCCCCCTGATTCTCTGTGGGGCCACGTAAAGCATTAGTTTAATTCCTCGAAATTAGCAACATGCTCTGGGACCGGCACAAACAAGGACTTCACGTGGTGTTTTCAACAATAACACCTCGTCCCCACCAGGCAGGCGGGCAGCGGTCCTAATCCTGCGTCCTGGTAGTAGCTCTGGGAATTGCTCCCCACTCGCGCTGGCCTCTTGTGGCTCTGACGTTTATATCCCAGCCTCTCGGACATTCCACATCAGCTAAGAGCAGGGAAATATGCCCCACCGGAGTCGTGTGAAGCCTGCCCACCCGGCTTGTTTACTGTGTTCCCCCTCTCGGCTCAGAATGGGGACTTTGTTTTGCCGTCCTTGCTTGGCATAAGCCTCTAGGCCACCCCAGGGCAGGCTTTGGGACAGGGATGGGCAGATCTCAGAGCTGGGGTCTGAGGCCGAGAGACCCAGAGcggggtggagggcaggagggacGGGGAGCAGACAGGAGAACCTGTGAGGGTCGTAAAATTCCTTAAAAGACAGGACCCAGGAAGCTTCTTTAGGACCCCGAGTTCCATGAAATGTTGGGTCGCCAGAGTCAGGGTTGGGCTGATGGGTGAAGGAATCTCTGAGCACAGGAAACCTAGAAGGAATCCTTATAAGTTTTTGCTTGAGGTCCCAGAATGTACCCCTAGGCGAATGAGTCCTTAGCCTTTTCCCCAAGACACACAGCATCTGCCAGGCTCACTGTCCCTTACCCCACCTGGTTTATCCTGCCAGCCCGCACCAGGGGAACAGACTTCCCAGCAAATGTAGCCAAAGAACCTCATGACCTCAGTGGAGTGGGAGCGCTCTGCCCCCATCTTCCCTTTCCTGAGCACCACCACGGCTCACTGGCAGCATCTGGCTGGAGAGGTCTGACAGTTGTCCCCTGGACACCGTGAGGGCAGAGACCACTCACTGCGGGGCAGTCCTGGGCTTTTCTGTAGAGTACCTGTGTTTGGCAAATGGAGCATCTCTCGTATTCCTTGGTGCTGCCTGGCCTGGAGTCTTAGGAACTGGCCGAGGTGGCAGCAAGTGCCCGTGTCCGGGCAGGTGCTGGGTACCAGCAGGCTCTTCGTCATCGCCCATGGGGAACGGCTGGAGAACTGCCCCAGCACCAGGCCTGCCCGGCTTGCCCCAGGCTGCTCTGATGAGAGCAGAAGGGAGGACGGAGGAATCTGGCAGGTTGAAACTTAGCCCACTTCCCTCCCAGGAACAACCGGAGAGTCTGTTCCCACCCACTCTCCCCATCAGCCTGGGCCGATCTCAGGGTCACGGTGCGAACCTCTGGGTGGGGGGGTGTCCTGGAGGCCTCAGCTTTGCCAGAGAGACGCGGGTGCCAAGCCCACCCTCCCATCCCTGGAGATGGGACCACGTGCTGCTCACCGCGATGCCCTGAGTGTTTGCTGTTACCTGTCGAGGCGGGGCTGTCCCCAAGGTGCGCCTGGCTTAGTGCTGGCTGGGAGCAGCTCTCAGCAAACATGAGACCAGGAATCCCAGGATTCCACGTCCCTGATGAACTGGATGTCACACCCACCTCTTCGTCTGGACCTTGGACT
Encoded here:
- the WFIKKN2 gene encoding WAP, Kazal, immunoglobulin, Kunitz and NTR domain-containing protein 2 isoform X2 is translated as MKQREGRKIMEECETYEKCCPNVCGTKSCVAARYMDVKGKKGPVGMPKEATCDHFMCLQQGSECDIWDGQPVCKCKDRCEKEPSFTCASDGLTYYNRCYMDAEACSKGITLAVVTCRYHFTWPHTSPPPPETTVRPTTASPETPGLDTVAPALLNHPVHQSVTVGETVSFLCDAVGRPRPEITWEKQLEDRENVVMRPNHVRGNVVVTNIAQLVIYNAQPQDAGIYTCTARNAAGVLRADFPLSVVRAGQAVAASESSPNGTAFPAAECLEPPDSEDCGEEQTRWHFDAQANNCLTFTFGHCHRNRNHFETYEACMLACMSGPLAVCSLPALQGPCKAYAPRWAYNGQTGQCQSFVYGGCEGNGNNFESREACEESCPFPRGHQRCRACKPRQKLVTSFCRSDFVILGRVSELTEEPDAGRALVTVDEVLKDEKMGLKFLGREPLEVTLLHVDWSCPCPNVTAGETPLIIMGEVDGGMAVLRPESFVGASSSRRVRKLREVLHKKTCDVLKEFLGLH
- the WFIKKN2 gene encoding WAP, Kazal, immunoglobulin, Kunitz and NTR domain-containing protein 2 isoform X1 produces the protein MWAPGCGRLWSRCAQAAVLLLLFGAPPRGLALPPIRYSHAGICPNDMNPNLWVDAQSTCKRECETDQECETYEKCCPNVCGTKSCVAARYMDVKGKKGPVGMPKEATCDHFMCLQQGSECDIWDGQPVCKCKDRCEKEPSFTCASDGLTYYNRCYMDAEACSKGITLAVVTCRYHFTWPHTSPPPPETTVRPTTASPETPGLDTVAPALLNHPVHQSVTVGETVSFLCDAVGRPRPEITWEKQLEDRENVVMRPNHVRGNVVVTNIAQLVIYNAQPQDAGIYTCTARNAAGVLRADFPLSVVRAGQAVAASESSPNGTAFPAAECLEPPDSEDCGEEQTRWHFDAQANNCLTFTFGHCHRNRNHFETYEACMLACMSGPLAVCSLPALQGPCKAYAPRWAYNGQTGQCQSFVYGGCEGNGNNFESREACEESCPFPRGHQRCRACKPRQKLVTSFCRSDFVILGRVSELTEEPDAGRALVTVDEVLKDEKMGLKFLGREPLEVTLLHVDWSCPCPNVTAGETPLIIMGEVDGGMAVLRPESFVGASSSRRVRKLREVLHKKTCDVLKEFLGLH